A single region of the Cynocephalus volans isolate mCynVol1 chromosome 12, mCynVol1.pri, whole genome shotgun sequence genome encodes:
- the CALCOCO1 gene encoding calcium-binding and coiled-coil domain-containing protein 1 isoform X1: MEESSLSRAPSRGGVNFLNVARTYIPNTKVECHYTLPPGTMPSASDWIGIFKVEAACVRDYHTFVWSSVPESTTDGSPIHASVQFQASYLPKPGAQLYQFRYVNRQGRVCGQSPPFQFREPRPMDELVTLEEADGGSDILLVVPKATVLQNQLDESQQERNDLMQLKLQLEGQVTELRSRVQELETALATARQEHAELTEQFKGISRSHGELTEERDILSRQQGDHVARILELEDDIQIISEKVLTKEVELDRVRDAVKALTREQEKLLGQLKEVQADKEQSEAELQMAQQENHRLNLELQEAKGRQEEQCAQAQRLKDKVAQMKDTLGQAQQRVAELEPLKEQLRGTQELAASSQQKAALLGEELASTAGARDRTIAELHRSRLEVAEVNGRLAELSLHLKEEKCQWSKERAGLLQSVEAEKDKILKLSAEILRLEKAVQEERTQNQVFKTELAREKDSSLVQLSESKRELTELRSALRVLQKEKEQLQQEKQELLEYMRKLEARLEKVADEKWNEDAATEDEDTAAGLSCPAVLTDSEDESPEDMRLPPYGLCERGDPGSSPAGPREASPLVVISQPAPIAPHLSGTAEDSSSDSEAEDEKSVLMAAVQSGGEEANLLLPELGNAFYDMASGFTVGPLSEANTGGPATPPWKECPICKERFPAESDKDALEDHMDGHFFFSTQDPFTFE; this comes from the exons ATGGAAGAATCATCACTAAGCCGGGCACCATCCCGGGGTGGAGTCAACTTTCTGAATGTAGCCCGGACCTACATCCCCAACACCAAGGTGGAATGTCATTACACCCTACCCCCAGGCACCATGCCCAGTGCCAGTGACTGGATTGGCATCTTCAAG GTGGAGGCTGCCTGTGTTCGGGATTACCACACCTTTGTGTGGTCTTCAGTGCCTGAAAGTACAACTGATGGTTCCCCCATCCATGCCAGTGTCCAATTTCAAG CCAGCTACCTGCCCAAACCTGGAGCCCAGCTTTACCAGTTCCGATATGTGAACCGCCAGGGCCGGGTTTGTGGGCAGAGCCCTCCTTTCCAGTTCCGAGAGCCAAGGCCCATGGATGAACTAGTGACCTTGGAGGAGGCGGATGGTGGCTCTGACATTCTGCTGGTGGTCCCCAAGGCAACTGTGCTACAG AACCAGCTGGATGAGAGCCAGCAGGAACGGAATGATCTGATGCAGCTGAAGCTGCAGCTGGAGGGGCAGGTAACAGAGCTGAGGAGCCGAGTGCAGGAGCTCGAGACAGCTCTGGCAACCGCCAGGCAGGAGCACGCGGAGCTGACAGAGCAGTTCAAG GGGATTTCCCGGTCCCATGGGGAGCTCACAGAAGAGAGGGACATCCTGAGCCGGCAACAGGGAGACCATGTGGCACGCATCCTGGAGCTGGAGGATGACATCCAGATCATCAGTGAGAAAGTGCTGACAAAGGAGGTGGAGCTGGACAG GGTCAGAGACGCAGTGAAGGCCCTGACTCGGGAACAGGAGAAGCTCCTTGGGCAACTGAAGGAAGTACAAGCAGACAAGGAACAAAGTGAG GCTGAGCTCCAAATGGCACAACAGGAGAACCATCGTTTAAATTTAGAGCTGCAGGAGGCCAAGGGCCGGCAAGAAGAGCAGTGTGCTCAGGCCCAGCGACTGAAGGACAAGGTGGCCCAGATGAAGGACACCCTAGGTCAGGCGCAGCAGCGGGTG GCTGAGCTGGAGCCCCTGAAGGAGCAGCTTCGAGGAACCCAGGAGCTTGCAGCCTCAAGCCAACAGAAAGCCGCCCTCCTTGGGGAGGAGTTGGCCAGCACAGCAGGAGCCAGGGACCGTACCATAGCCGAGCTACATCGCAGCCGCTTGGAAGTGGCTGAAGTCAATGGCAGGCTGGCTGAGCTCAGTCTGCACTTGAAGGAGGAAAAATGCCAGTGGAGCAAAGAGCGGGCAGGACTGCTGCAGAGTGTGGAG GCTGAGAAAGATAAGATCCTGAAGCTGAGCGCTGAGATACTTAGACTGGAGAAGGCAGTTCAGGAGGAGAGGACCCAGAATCAAGTGTTCAAGACTGAACTGGCCCGAGAAAAGGATTCTAGCCTG GTGCAGTTGTCAGAGAGTAAGCGAGAGCTGACAGAGCTGCGGTCAGCCCTGCGTGTGCTGCAGAAGGAAAAGGAGCAGCTGCAGCAGGAGAAGCAG GAACTGCTAGAGTACATGAGAAAACTGGAGGCCCGCCTGGAGAAGGTGGCAGATGAGAAGTGGAATGAGGACGCTGCCACAGAGGATGAGGATACTGCTGCAGGGCTGA GCTGCCCAGCAGTACTGACAGACTCAGAGGATGAGTCCccagaagacatgagactcccACCCTATGGCCTGTGTGAGCGTGGAGATCCAGGTTCCTCTCCTGCTGGGCCCCGAGAGGCTTCTCCCCTCGTTGTCATCAGCCAGCCAGCTCCCATTGCTCCCCACCTCTCAGGGACAGCTGAGGACAGTAGCTCTGACTCG GAAGCTGAAGATGAGAAGTCAGTCCTGATGGCAGCTGTGCAGAGTGGGGGTGAGGAGGCCAACCTGTTGCTTCCTGAACTGGGCAATGCCTTCTATGACATGGCCAG TGGCTTTACAGTGGGCCCCCTGTCAGAAGCCAACACTGGGGGTCCTGCAACCCCCCCATGGAAGGAATGTCCTATCTGTAAGGAACGTTTCCCTGCTGAGAGTGACAAGGATGCCCTGGAGGACCATATGGACGGACACTTCTTTTTCAGCACCCAGGACCCCTTCACCTTTGAGTGA
- the CALCOCO1 gene encoding calcium-binding and coiled-coil domain-containing protein 1 isoform X2, which translates to MEESSLSRAPSRGGVNFLNVARTYIPNTKVECHYTLPPGTMPSASDWIGIFKVEAACVRDYHTFVWSSVPESTTDGSPIHASVQFQASYLPKPGAQLYQFRYVNRQGRVCGQSPPFQFREPRPMDELVTLEEADGGSDILLVVPKATVLQNQLDESQQERNDLMQLKLQLEGQVTELRSRVQELETALATARQEHAELTEQFKGISRSHGELTEERDILSRQQGDHVARILELEDDIQIISEKVLTKEVELDRVRDAVKALTREQEKLLGQLKEVQADKEQSEAELQMAQQENHRLNLELQEAKGRQEEQCAQAQRLKDKVAQMKDTLGQAQQRVAELEPLKEQLRGTQELAASSQQKAALLGEELASTAGARDRTIAELHRSRLEVAEVNGRLAELSLHLKEEKCQWSKERAGLLQSVEAEKDKILKLSAEILRLEKAVQEERTQNQVFKTELAREKDSSLLSESKRELTELRSALRVLQKEKEQLQQEKQELLEYMRKLEARLEKVADEKWNEDAATEDEDTAAGLSCPAVLTDSEDESPEDMRLPPYGLCERGDPGSSPAGPREASPLVVISQPAPIAPHLSGTAEDSSSDSEAEDEKSVLMAAVQSGGEEANLLLPELGNAFYDMASGFTVGPLSEANTGGPATPPWKECPICKERFPAESDKDALEDHMDGHFFFSTQDPFTFE; encoded by the exons ATGGAAGAATCATCACTAAGCCGGGCACCATCCCGGGGTGGAGTCAACTTTCTGAATGTAGCCCGGACCTACATCCCCAACACCAAGGTGGAATGTCATTACACCCTACCCCCAGGCACCATGCCCAGTGCCAGTGACTGGATTGGCATCTTCAAG GTGGAGGCTGCCTGTGTTCGGGATTACCACACCTTTGTGTGGTCTTCAGTGCCTGAAAGTACAACTGATGGTTCCCCCATCCATGCCAGTGTCCAATTTCAAG CCAGCTACCTGCCCAAACCTGGAGCCCAGCTTTACCAGTTCCGATATGTGAACCGCCAGGGCCGGGTTTGTGGGCAGAGCCCTCCTTTCCAGTTCCGAGAGCCAAGGCCCATGGATGAACTAGTGACCTTGGAGGAGGCGGATGGTGGCTCTGACATTCTGCTGGTGGTCCCCAAGGCAACTGTGCTACAG AACCAGCTGGATGAGAGCCAGCAGGAACGGAATGATCTGATGCAGCTGAAGCTGCAGCTGGAGGGGCAGGTAACAGAGCTGAGGAGCCGAGTGCAGGAGCTCGAGACAGCTCTGGCAACCGCCAGGCAGGAGCACGCGGAGCTGACAGAGCAGTTCAAG GGGATTTCCCGGTCCCATGGGGAGCTCACAGAAGAGAGGGACATCCTGAGCCGGCAACAGGGAGACCATGTGGCACGCATCCTGGAGCTGGAGGATGACATCCAGATCATCAGTGAGAAAGTGCTGACAAAGGAGGTGGAGCTGGACAG GGTCAGAGACGCAGTGAAGGCCCTGACTCGGGAACAGGAGAAGCTCCTTGGGCAACTGAAGGAAGTACAAGCAGACAAGGAACAAAGTGAG GCTGAGCTCCAAATGGCACAACAGGAGAACCATCGTTTAAATTTAGAGCTGCAGGAGGCCAAGGGCCGGCAAGAAGAGCAGTGTGCTCAGGCCCAGCGACTGAAGGACAAGGTGGCCCAGATGAAGGACACCCTAGGTCAGGCGCAGCAGCGGGTG GCTGAGCTGGAGCCCCTGAAGGAGCAGCTTCGAGGAACCCAGGAGCTTGCAGCCTCAAGCCAACAGAAAGCCGCCCTCCTTGGGGAGGAGTTGGCCAGCACAGCAGGAGCCAGGGACCGTACCATAGCCGAGCTACATCGCAGCCGCTTGGAAGTGGCTGAAGTCAATGGCAGGCTGGCTGAGCTCAGTCTGCACTTGAAGGAGGAAAAATGCCAGTGGAGCAAAGAGCGGGCAGGACTGCTGCAGAGTGTGGAG GCTGAGAAAGATAAGATCCTGAAGCTGAGCGCTGAGATACTTAGACTGGAGAAGGCAGTTCAGGAGGAGAGGACCCAGAATCAAGTGTTCAAGACTGAACTGGCCCGAGAAAAGGATTCTAGCCTG TTGTCAGAGAGTAAGCGAGAGCTGACAGAGCTGCGGTCAGCCCTGCGTGTGCTGCAGAAGGAAAAGGAGCAGCTGCAGCAGGAGAAGCAG GAACTGCTAGAGTACATGAGAAAACTGGAGGCCCGCCTGGAGAAGGTGGCAGATGAGAAGTGGAATGAGGACGCTGCCACAGAGGATGAGGATACTGCTGCAGGGCTGA GCTGCCCAGCAGTACTGACAGACTCAGAGGATGAGTCCccagaagacatgagactcccACCCTATGGCCTGTGTGAGCGTGGAGATCCAGGTTCCTCTCCTGCTGGGCCCCGAGAGGCTTCTCCCCTCGTTGTCATCAGCCAGCCAGCTCCCATTGCTCCCCACCTCTCAGGGACAGCTGAGGACAGTAGCTCTGACTCG GAAGCTGAAGATGAGAAGTCAGTCCTGATGGCAGCTGTGCAGAGTGGGGGTGAGGAGGCCAACCTGTTGCTTCCTGAACTGGGCAATGCCTTCTATGACATGGCCAG TGGCTTTACAGTGGGCCCCCTGTCAGAAGCCAACACTGGGGGTCCTGCAACCCCCCCATGGAAGGAATGTCCTATCTGTAAGGAACGTTTCCCTGCTGAGAGTGACAAGGATGCCCTGGAGGACCATATGGACGGACACTTCTTTTTCAGCACCCAGGACCCCTTCACCTTTGAGTGA